Proteins encoded by one window of Mustela erminea isolate mMusErm1 chromosome 7, mMusErm1.Pri, whole genome shotgun sequence:
- the CCN5 gene encoding WNT1-inducible-signaling pathway protein 2: MRGTPQTHLLAFFLLCLLSKVCAQLCPTPCACPWPPPRCPLGVPLVLDGCGCCRVCARRLGEPCDHLHVCDPSQGLVCQPRVGSGYQGAVCLWGEDDGMCEANGRLYRDGETFQPHCRIRCRCEDGGFTCVPLCSEDVRLPSWDCPHPRRVEVPGKCCPEWVCDQGRELGVRPLPAQGPQFSGLVAPPPPGAPCPEWSTAWGPCSTTCGLGVATRVSNQNLLCRLETQRRLCLLGPCPPARGRGPRNSTF, translated from the exons GTGTGTGCCCAGCTGTGCCCGACGCCCTGTGCCTGTCCCTGGCCACCACCCCGATGCCCACTGGGGGTGCCCCTGGTGCTGGACGGCTGCGGCTGCTGCCGGGTGTGCGCACGGCGGCTGGGGGAGCCCTGCGACCACCTCCACGTCTGCGACCCCAGCCAGGGACTGGTCTGCCAACCCAGGGTGGGCTCTGGATACCAAGGGGCTGTGTGCCTCT GGGGAGAGGATGACGGGATGTGTGAGGCGAACGGCCGCCTGTACCGGGATGGCGAGACCTTCCAGCCCCACTGCCGGATTCGCTGCCGGTGTGAGGACGGGGGCTTCACCTGTGTGCCCCTGTGCAGCGAGGACGTTCGGCTGCCCAGCTGGGACTGTCCGCATCCCAGGAGGGTTGAGGTCCCCGGCAAGTGCTGCCCTGAGTGGGTGTGCGACcagggaagggagctgggggTCCGGCCCCTCCCAGCCCAAG gACCCCAGTTTTCTGGCCTTgtggctcccccaccccctggcgcCCCCTGCCCAGAGTGGAGCACAGCCTGGGGCCCCTGCTCAACCACCTGTGGCCTGGGCGTGGCCACTCGGGTGTCCAACCAGAACCTCCTCTGCCGCCTGGAGACCCAGCGccgcctctgcctacttgggccCTGTCCACCTGCCAGGGGCCGCGGCCCACGGAACAGCACCTTCTAG